Genomic segment of Aliarcobacter trophiarum LMG 25534:
TCCAATCTCTTCTGGAGCTTTTTGCGGTGGTGTAACATGAAGAAAATCAAAAGGAACTTCAACTTTTTGGCTCTTTTTAACAGTTTCGTACTCTTCTAAATCTTTGTCATAGGCACCTTTTTCTTCCCAAAATTTATTGAAAATAGCAATCTTTTTTGTAATATCAACTTCTACTAAATTGTGGTTAAAATTCCACTTCATATCTCTTGCAATAAACTGTTTTTCAATAGCATCTGCATACTCTTTTACACTAAAAAGCTTATCGCTATTATCATAATATGTTAAATCAACATTTCCTCTAGCATTTGCTTCGTTTAATCTTGAATTAACTAAATACATAACTTTTTTTGGAGCTCCACCACATTTTACTGCTGTACTTGGTGCTGTAAAAACAGCTTTTAGCTTTTCACCAGATTTTGCTCTTTGTATAAAGGCTTGAGTCTGTTTCCACATATCTTCTGCTGAATCAATGTTATATACAGAAGTTATCCCGCTATTTCCAAAAACTTTTAAGATTTTTGAAGCATCACCATTTGTATAAGCATCTCCTATCTCTTCAAAGCCTTTAATAGCTCCAAAATCAAGAGTAATACCAGCAGCAACTACCATAAAATCGTAGTCAAGAACTTCGCCTGAAGCTAAAGTAACTTTATTTGCTTCAGGATTGAAATCTACTGCTTTGTCTTTGATTAATGTTACACCCTTTGGTAAGAAATCTTTTGTTTCATATATTAACTCATCTTTTGAAGAATAAACTCCACTTGCTACTAAAGTTGTTCCTGCTTGATATGATACAGATTTTGGATTTGGTTCAACTATCGTGATATTTGGTTCACTAAGAGTATTTGCTAATCTTGCTGCAGTTGAGATACCTGCTAACCCTCCACCAATTATTAATATTTTTCCTTTTGCTTCACTAGCTTTCGCAATTGTTGCTGCATTAGCTTGTGTCCCTCCTGTTAAAAATGCAGCTCCACCAAGACCTGCTATTTTAAAGGCATCTCTTCTTGAAATTCCTGAATTCTTTAATTCACTCTCAATAACTTCAAATGCCTTTTTTAATTCATCTTGTTTCATTTCTAATCCCTTAAAAAAATATGAATGATAATATCAAAAAGATAATAAAAGGATACTTATCAGAGATAAGTTATTGTTTTATAAAAATTATTAGTTTATTTTATAATATTAAGAGCTTTTTCATACTCTTTTTTTTCATTTATATTTAGGAATTCATCCTCTTTTTCAAAATCTATAATTTTATATTTTGAGTTTTTTATTAGATAATTTATCTTATGAATATCATTTTTAATCATATTATTTATAATAGCTAGGCATTCTTTAGAAAAAACTCCACAAAGATTATGTATTTTATCTCTATCTCTTGCTACAACTACATCATAGTTTGTACTATTTTTTATTAACTCATTTATAGTTTCAATTTTTACAAAAGGTGTATCAACAGTTATTATAAAAACTTTATTAAACCTTTTTAATACTGTTTCTAAGGCTAATATTGGTGAATAAATCTCTTTATTTTCATCTAAAATAATTTTTGAAGTATCATTTAGAAATAAAAACTTATTAGTTTTTGAAGAGATAAAAGTATCAGAAAAATAAGGTTTTAATCTATTATATTGATACTCTATTAAGGAGTTTGAAGATGAAAAAGGAAGAAGAGACTTATCTTCTCCCATTCTTTGACTTTTCCCACCACTTAAAATAACACAAGGTATTTTAAATGGAATTTGACTCATTTTATAAACTTCTTGGATCTGTAATATATCCAGAAATAGCACTAGCTGCTGCAACTGCACTATTTGCTAAATATATTTTTGAACTTCTACTTCCCATTCTTCCAACAAAGTTTCTATTTGTTGTAGAGATACAAACCTCTCCATCTCCTAAAATTCCCATATATCCACCTAAACAGGCTCCACATGTTGGATTTGATACAACTGCACCTGCATCAACTAAAGTATCTATATATCCTAATTTTGTAGCTTCTCTTAGGATTTTTTGTGTTCCTGGAGTTAAAATAACTCTTACATGTCTTGCAACTTTTTTATCTTTTAAGATTTCAGCTGCAACTTTAAAGTCACTCAATCTTCCATTTGTACAAGAACCAATAAATACTTGATCAACTCTTATATTATCTTCAACTGCTTTTGAAACACTGTGTCCATTTGATGGTAAAAATGGATATGCAATTACAGGTTCAAGTTTTTCAACATCAATTTCAATAACTTGACAATATTTTGCATCTTCATCACTATAGTGAATTTTTGGCTCAGCTCTTAACCCATTATTATCTTTAGCAACTTTATCTAAGAACTCTTTTGTAATTTCATCATAAGCTACAATTCCGTTTTTAGCACCAGCTTCAATAGCCATATTACATAAAGAGAATCTATCATCCATAGATAGATATTTAATTGTATCTCCTGTAAATTCTAAAGCTTTGTATAAAGCTCCATCAACTCCAAGAATTCTAATAATTTCTAAGATTAAATCTTTTCCAGTTACATATTTAGATGGCTTTCCTTTAAATACAACTTTTATTGATTCAGGAACTTTAAACCAGTTTCCACCAGTAATCATTCCAAAAGATATATCTGTACTTCCCATTCCTGTACTAAATGCTCCTAAAGCACCATGTGTACAAGTATGTGAATCTGCACCTATAATTACATCACCTGGTATTACTAATCCTTTCTCAGGTAAAAGTGCATGCTCAATTCCCATATCTTTTTCATCAAAAAAGTTTTTAAGATTGTGTTTTGCAGCAAAATCTCTACTTATTTTTGCTTGATTTGCACTTGCAATATCTTTTGCAGGGATAAAGTGATCTAAAACAATAGCAAAACCATCTGGATTTGCAAGTTTTTCAAAGCCACCCTCTTCAAATGCTCTTATAGAAATTGGAGTCGTAATATCATTTCCAATAACCATATCAATTTTGCTTCTTACAATCTCACCAGCATAAACTTTTTTTCCTACATGCTCACTAAATATCTTTTCTGTAATTGTTTGACCCATTTTTTATCCTAGTTATTCATATTTTTAAAAATTTAGTTTAGATTATAGCTAAAACTTTTTTAAGATATTGTTTTTAGTTATCTATACAAAATTATTTAAAATATCTTCTATCTTAACAGGTGGTCGTACTATAAAGGCTCTATTTTCTCCAACTAAAATGGGTCTTTGTATTAGAATAGGATTTCCTAAAACAGCTTTTATTAGTGAAGTTTCATCTTTTATATTTTCTAGATTTAACTCTTTATAAATCTCTTCACCTGTTCGTACTAGTTCAAATATGGAGATGTTTAGCTTTTTTAATAACTCTTCAAGTTCAGCTATAGATGGTGGATTTGAAAGATAATCTCTTATAGATATTTTGAAACTATTTTGATCTAAAAAATCTTTTGCACAATTTGATTTTGAGCAATAGATATTGTGCCATAACTCTAATTTTTGCATTTTAACTCCTAAATAAAATCTTAATATAGCTAAATAGTTCAAAAATAGTCAAAATTTATTAGTGATGTGCCTTTTAATTTACTAATTTAGCTCATTTAAGTTTAATTTGGTGATTATAAGAAGATGTGAAGTTGAAAATTGATAGAAGTTAATCTGTGTAGATTTAAT
This window contains:
- a CDS encoding NAD(P)/FAD-dependent oxidoreductase yields the protein MKQDELKKAFEVIESELKNSGISRRDAFKIAGLGGAAFLTGGTQANAATIAKASEAKGKILIIGGGLAGISTAARLANTLSEPNITIVEPNPKSVSYQAGTTLVASGVYSSKDELIYETKDFLPKGVTLIKDKAVDFNPEANKVTLASGEVLDYDFMVVAAGITLDFGAIKGFEEIGDAYTNGDASKILKVFGNSGITSVYNIDSAEDMWKQTQAFIQRAKSGEKLKAVFTAPSTAVKCGGAPKKVMYLVNSRLNEANARGNVDLTYYDNSDKLFSVKEYADAIEKQFIARDMKWNFNHNLVEVDITKKIAIFNKFWEEKGAYDKDLEEYETVKKSQKVEVPFDFLHVTPPQKAPEEIGKSEIGSDKGWIPVNKETMQHVKYSNIFALGDIAAIPMGKTGGTIRKQYKILVDNLISVMEGKEPKEKFGGYTVCPLITDIGKVMLAEFDWTSKPTPSFPLDPVQERWIWWLMKVYLLKPMTMHGMLSGKA
- a CDS encoding ArsC/Spx/MgsR family protein; its protein translation is MQKLELWHNIYCSKSNCAKDFLDQNSFKISIRDYLSNPPSIAELEELLKKLNISIFELVRTGEEIYKELNLENIKDETSLIKAVLGNPILIQRPILVGENRAFIVRPPVKIEDILNNFV
- the leuC gene encoding 3-isopropylmalate dehydratase large subunit encodes the protein MGQTITEKIFSEHVGKKVYAGEIVRSKIDMVIGNDITTPISIRAFEEGGFEKLANPDGFAIVLDHFIPAKDIASANQAKISRDFAAKHNLKNFFDEKDMGIEHALLPEKGLVIPGDVIIGADSHTCTHGALGAFSTGMGSTDISFGMITGGNWFKVPESIKVVFKGKPSKYVTGKDLILEIIRILGVDGALYKALEFTGDTIKYLSMDDRFSLCNMAIEAGAKNGIVAYDEITKEFLDKVAKDNNGLRAEPKIHYSDEDAKYCQVIEIDVEKLEPVIAYPFLPSNGHSVSKAVEDNIRVDQVFIGSCTNGRLSDFKVAAEILKDKKVARHVRVILTPGTQKILREATKLGYIDTLVDAGAVVSNPTCGACLGGYMGILGDGEVCISTTNRNFVGRMGSRSSKIYLANSAVAAASAISGYITDPRSL
- the mobA gene encoding molybdenum cofactor guanylyltransferase MobA; amino-acid sequence: MSQIPFKIPCVILSGGKSQRMGEDKSLLPFSSSNSLIEYQYNRLKPYFSDTFISSKTNKFLFLNDTSKIILDENKEIYSPILALETVLKRFNKVFIITVDTPFVKIETINELIKNSTNYDVVVARDRDKIHNLCGVFSKECLAIINNMIKNDIHKINYLIKNSKYKIIDFEKEDEFLNINEKKEYEKALNIIK